The Primulina huaijiensis isolate GDHJ02 chromosome 6, ASM1229523v2, whole genome shotgun sequence genomic sequence CTAGATTTTGGCTTCACTGAAGAATTGGCTCAATTTAACCATAGAAATAGAGGTTACCAAAATACCGTTTCAACTACAATAAGATAGTAAAGATGGAATTCAGAATCACATCGAAACAATGGCAAGGACAAAGGACCAAACAGATATAAGAACATCGCAACAAGAGACAATCTTTTTTCTCAGTTTCTAATGACGATGAAAGACTTCAACGCATCATAAATCTAGTTCAAAACAGAAGTACAGGAGGAACTAAAACGCCTATGAACCTAATAATAGTTTAAAGACCCTGCAACAGCATCATTTCACTGAAAGAGTAAACAGCTCCATCTTAATATCAGCAGCCTCGTTAAGGAGCTCTCAGTTCCCGTTCAATGCCTGTAGTCAGTAGATAATGAAAAACTATGGTTTGATTGTGTTCCAACAAGATACACTTCCAAACCATGAAAAACCAGAGAGGCCGTACATAGCTTTCGTTCAGTGCAAAGGATATTGGGTTGCATTTTGTCCAAAAACCAGTCTTGATGCCATGAGTAAATAAAGTTTTTActctaaataaattttaaactgaAGACTAAACAAGCAAGCATAAAAACAGAGATTGGAGAAAAGTTTGGCGACACAAGCAAAAATGTTATGCAACTGATGATGCACACTAAACaagaaaatacaagaaaaattaacTGCATTGCAAAATGCAAGATTGATTAAAAATATCACAATTGAAAAACAGAACAGAAAGTGgggataaaaatgaagaaatcaCAGACTTTCCATTTAGTTATAGAACTCATCCGCATATACCTACTGAGGCTACTGCTGCTGTTGGGTAGGGGCTGTATAGTTACCATATCCAGGGTAGCCTGAATAGTACATATTTGTATCCTGCGGAGCTGGAGCATATCCATAGGTTTCGTATCCAGGGGTATATCCATAATATCCACCGTTCAACTGGTTGGCATCAACCTGACGATGGAAGAATCAAATAGATGAATACCATGAATAAGCAAGGATTGAAAATTGAAAAGTTACATAATGGGTAAAGTTAACCTGTTTGTTTGAAGGACTGCGGCCCCATGAGAGTCGAATGGTCTGTCCTCCCAGCTGTGTTCCACTTAGAATCCGTATAGCTTCTTCAGCACAGCTTCTAAACATCAgtataagattaaaaaaatcttGATGTCATATTTCTAGATATAAATCAAAGGGAGAAAAAAACTGCAGGTACAATCAATTTACCTATCAGCAAATTGAACAAACCCACATCGTTTTCCTACAGGAATTTTTACATGAATTAATTGTCCATATTGTCCAAAAACCTGCCTCAAGTGGTCATCTGTGACATTAGGATCCAAATTCCCAACAAAGATCTGATGTGGAAAAACAAAACTTAAACTGTGAACAAATGGTTTTCTAAAAATCTATCATGTATGAATAGTTGTCAATAAATTTACTGACAGTAGTGTTAGTAGGATCATCCTCACTAGCCGTTCCTTGTGAAGCCTGATATGAGGCTGTAATCATGAGAGAATGTAGGTGAGGGAAAGCCACGGGAAGGGGAAGGGGAATGGTGGAGAAGTAAAACAAATTTGATGCTAGATTTCAGCTTTTAAGAAAAAACTGCAGGTCACCAAATGGACGTTGCATGCACTTTCATGATTCAAAACCTTGGATACAAACTAATATAAAACTATAGGCACTTCAGAATATTGTCAGCACAAACTAGAAAAACAAGCAGAGAATTTCAAACAGAATGTTAACAATATGAGGGATAAATGACAAATAGAAGGCTAAAAAAATGTTAcggaacattaaaaaaataaaaacaccaTGTTACAAGGGAAACAATCATTGACAAGACGGGAATTGGTCATTCAGTCAACTTACCAAGCACAAGTGCTGAAGACCATCGTGCGACAATATGACAAGCAATGGCAAAATAAGAGAACCCAGTCACTTTCAGGATTGCAATCAGATTTTCTATTTCAATATGACCCAGAACCATGATTTGCAACGTCTTACACATTACACATCTTCAACAGGAAAATTCCAGATTGGTACAGTAGTTGTGCATCACATGCAAACAAACCACAGTCAAACCTTTCTAGAATTTGCAAGCAAACCAGCACCAATGTCAAAATAAGAAATAGTATCTCAAAACTGTTTTTTTAACTAAATTTACCTATAAACAATTGATTCACACGGGAAAATGTTAACCACCCTCCAAATGTTTGAAAACTCAAAAGGAGAAACACCGAACAGTACACGATAACTAAACCAAATAGAGAACCACTTACTGAATTGTAAGCATTGGGTACACAGAGAACTAAAAAACTCCATGACGTAAGCAAATTCACTGACCTTCAATCATTTGCCCACTCTTCATGGTCAGCCTTTTCTAAGAGAAGTAACTCCAGCCTCAATTCAATAAGGAATAAAGGTGGgaacaaaaaaaatctaatagTTACTAATAATTACTAATGGCACGAAGGAAAGTGGTACATGGATATCTTGAGTTATTGTAGCAgctgattttaaaaattgaaaaattgaaGGGCTTCAAGTGTTAAGAGTAACTTGATTTGTATGAGAGCTTGGATAATAAAAGGACTGACGGGAAATAAAGTAAAATCGCTGTATAATTGAAACCTTAAAAAGCCAAAGTAAGTGAACATTATAATAAAACTGACCTACAAAAAACCAGGCACTAAAAAGGTTATCATTTCAGCTGATATTGTCTCCAGGCCCCTATATGATAGAGCCTCCTGACACCCTGCTTTGAGACAATGGGAGTTTTTCATAAGTTTATgcaagtttttagcatttttgaACCTAAAATTTTGAAAGTACTGGAAGGAAATGACATTATCCGCGCTTATCTTCAAGAATTCAAACTCAAAGAAAGCAACTTAAAGCACTGCTCAACAAAGACACATCATTTTGGAGAATTCCAAAACTAAAATCCACCAATTCATTGAAACTGCCAAAATTCAGAGATCAAATCAAATGAAAGAGACAATTAATATCAAACTCAAAAATTTCAAGTGAATCCAATGATCCAGTAGCCAACCCAAATTAAAGTCAATGATAGAAACACGGTGCACACCTTTAGTCTGGACACCCACTTTTTGTTTGTTGGCAGCTGGACCAATTCGCATGGGTCTTGTGGAACAAAACCTTCCATTCATTTCAGTCATAGCATGAATTTGTTCACTTTCATCATTAAATCTCACAAATCCATAACCCTTTGTACGTCCTGTAGTCCTATCTGTGACAATCTTTGCACCCTTAACTGATGGATAATTGGCCCTAAAAGTTTCTTGAAGCATGAAATCAGTAACATCAGCCGCCAAGTCTCCAACAAAAATGGTATATTCAGGAGAGTCATCATGCTTTTCACCCGCACCCATAGAGGCCCAGTTCAGCCTAAATGTTTGCTCAACATTTGGGATTAGGGTTCCATTATACATCTGAAGGTTTCTCTCTGCAGCAGAGTGACTAACAAATTCAATAAAGCCATAACCTTCTGATTGTCCAGTTTGCTTGTTACGAATGACTTTGACAGAGGCTACCTAAAGAATGAAAGTATACACGAGGTTCAcataaaatgaacaaaataaaaaggaaCATAAAGTTTAACCAGCCTCAACaaacaaaatcataaatatacgTTGAGAAATCACTACTTGTTCGTAGTTGTCAAAAGCCCAAGGCGCGCCTTGGGTGCTCAAGTGCCCTTGGGCTTTAAGTGCAAAGAATAAAGCGAAGTGCACACTTTCCTTCTGTAAAAcacaataaacaaaatattctaaaaaataaaagaaattcaacttattgaaaaatatatgaaacATAAGATATCAAATATAGAAATCATCATAATCTTcatcttttaaatatcaaattttaaaatgtgagaGCAAAGGACGCTGTGACACAAGGGCAGAGGCGATGGGGGGAAGGCAATGCATTGTTGGGGTTTTCTGTGCTCTttttatggtaaaaataaacaaaagacAAATTGCACTTTGTAAGGCAATTTCACctgtcatttttaaaaaaaaaaaaaaaaaactctgtTTTTCTCCACAGTGCGGAGCGCACCGAAGTGCAAAAAACTTTGCATTCAACCACACAATACTAACATAAGGATACTTTAACAAAAGAACCACAGAACaattaaaagataaataaaattcaaacagAAACTTTATTACTTAATGCAGCTGATGCATCCTAAAATTAAATCTTTCTCACTAAATAAATTTTCAGACATTCATTACCCAGAGCATAAATCGAGCATGCCACACAGCACACAAGATaagaaaaaatatctaattcttCGAAAATATCTTACAAATGCACAAATTTTGATGTTTACAATTAACGAGTGAATCTATAAACAAACGATTCTTATAAGGGTGTTTTGTGTGAAAAGGGGGATATACCTCGCCAGTGGATGCGAAACAGCTATATATGAATTGTTCATCCATCCAGTACTGCAGATCTCCAATCCAGAGGCTACGTATTCCATCGTCGGCTATAGGTTGAGAAGCTGGCGCAGTGGCATATTGCTGTGGGATTTGAGGTGGCGCGGTGGCCTGTGGAGGCTGCTGTTGATAGTAGTATGCCGAGGCAGGTGGCTGTTGGGGCGGGGGAACCTGGTACTGTGGTTGTTGAGGCGGTTGAGTCATCCACGGCTGTGGTGGCTGCTGCTGGTATTGTGGTGGAACCATGGACGGCGGGACCATTGTGTTTCCTGGTTGCATCATCGTTGCAGACGTGTGTGTTCGAGAGAAAAGAGGATGGGAGCGAAACCCTAATTGGATCTGCGGATAAGGGGCCGGTGGGGAGAGAACCCTAGTAGAATGTCGAGGCTTCTTGGCAATTCCTCGACCACAGACACGTATATATATTTAcctacatttatttattttttattgtattttacaTCATCACTGACATAAATATTCtacttcaaaatttatttttttttatttattaaattaaataagttcccaagaataataaaaatgacacatcttttttaaaagtttaaaacttcattaaaaaaaattgattctcTTCttccatttaaatttattgaccACACCTTTTATGTTATTTCGAAAGAATATAAAAATCGaggttattttaaaaaatatatatatttgagaataTTGTTTTAACGTAGATTGAACACACATATTTTCTTTAACGtgtaaaaaattatgttattagATGTGAGTAATTTTGAACTTATTTTTataacaaattcgagcttttgATTTCTCAAGTCGTGCATATCATAGAAGAATATTGTAAACAACTTGAAATTTTGTGGACGTAGATACAAtctttttattcttgataaatATCGTAAACTTTGATAGTTTGTCGTATATTTTTCATTCTATATGTTTTGGTCTGAAATATCCAATTTCGCTGATATTAATCAAATGGTACATGTTTCAatgcaaattatatttttttctttaacagATACATACTATTAATCAACACAAATAagataaattattaaaacatcatGCTATTCAATCACAGAAGGGCTATGCAAAGCTGTCAtgcttctttctttctttttctccaAATTTGGTAAAACCATTGCCATTGATTTGTATCTGATCTCTGCCCTCATCATAGTTTGAACAAATTAATCCCACTCCACGAGACAAATTTAATTCACAAGCTAAATGTGCAGTGACTAGAATGATGTAGGAAAATGGGGTTACCAACATGACAATTACAAGTATAATAGCTGAATAGCTCTAACAAATGTTTACATGAATGCCGCCAATTATATGCGAACCAAAAAGAAATCAATCAAATAACCATTTTGTTTTTGTAGTTGGAAATAGAAGCAAACGTGAGTTTCATACAACACAAGCAATCCCACGATGAGAACAGAACCTAGACTTTTCCAGGCTCATATTTCATTTCTGATCAACTCCATTAACTTTCAAAGAACCAGGGCACAAGCATGCATGGGCACTTCCCGAGTGAAAACGTCAACTGACAGATCTATAGATGGCGCTGAACTATTTTGGGGACTAGCAAATGGGGTGGGTGATATGGGGCTGATATTTGTTTTGGGGGTACGTAGCTTTCGCAAGATGTACAAAACGAGAGCTGAAGGAAGAATCTCAACCAGCTGCAATTTAAAGAATTATATGAGTGAGCAATAAGACATAATGCTATGCACATATGAAGTACATTTCATCCTTggatagtaataataataacaacaaaaaGTACAAGATTATAAAATATACTTCGcatattcaatatcaaatacgATGCTTGGATTTTTTGAAGAAATGGATTAAAAAAAAGTCATCCGTTGGTTCATATTGTATTTATTTCTCTTAAaccaaataaattcaatttcaattttaaaaagggATTGATTTCTATATAATGTGTTGAAAGTAATAATCTCAAAAACGGTTTTTATCATGATAGCTAATGAAGAAGATAGttgaatataataaattttcttactttttaaatttattctgGTTCGTTACAAGAAACCAAAATTATTTCATACTCTTAAGTACatctatatataatatgtatgttgtGTCAACGAAGGGATCCGTGGCGCAATGGTAGCGCGTCTGACTCCAGATCAGAAGGTTGCGTGTTCGATTCACGTCGGGTTCAATCCCCAAAGCCCCGGCCGGATTTTCGATTTTTCCGACGATTTTGTGGGTtttgcattattattatttccatTCTGATTACGTGCAGTGCAACGTCTTCTTCATccattttttccctttttttttaaatggcatTTCGCAGAAAGTTCCGATCGTTGATGATTCAAGGGCACCGTCAACTATCTACCTCCATCCTGAACCCGGATTCTAAATCCTCGCTTACCAGTAAAGAGAAATCCCGAACTGCGCTGGCCTTTCTCCGGTTCGAGAAAAACCCAGAACGCATCCTTGAGATATGCCGGGAAGCTGACCTCACACCTGAGTCACCACTAGACCGGATTGCCTACTCCAAGGCAATCTCCAAGCTCAAAGAATCCCATTGTTACGATGGTATTAGGAGCTTCATCAGAGAATCTGTGGCGCGATCTGAATCAAGAACTGAGCGATGTATTTCCCGTTTTATCGTTCTTTATGGACAGGCGGGTCTTGTCAAAGACGCTATTCAGCTGTTCGCTGAAATGCCTGAGATGGGAATTGTTAGGAATGTGAAGACGCTCAACTCGTTGTTGTTTTCGTGTATTTTGGCGGAGGATTATGGAGAAATGAAGAGGTTGTTCGAGGAGTTTCCTAGTAAATATGGTTTAGTACCAAATTTGGATACTTATAACACTGTTTTGAAGGGGTTTTGCGACTCAGGGAGCACGAATTTATCACATCGGATATTGGCCGAGATGGAGAAGAAAGGGATAAAGCCTAATGGGAAGACGTTTGCCACTGTTCTTACAGGATTTTATACTGAAGAAAAGTTCCATGATGTCGGGAAGATCATGGAGTTAATGAGAAGTTATGGCATTTCACCAGGGATTGGTATTTACAATGTTAGGATTCAGGGTTTATGTAAGCTGAAGAGGTCCAATGAGGCAAAGGCTTTATTGGATGGGATTTTGTGCAGGGGTATGACGCCGAACTCTGCAACATTTGGCCATTTGATTTATGGGTTTTGCAGGGAAGGCAAATTAGACGTTGCTAAAAATTTGTTCAAGGAGATGATTGATATGGGTCTGAAGCCAGAAGCTGAATGTTACTTTACACTTATCTATTATTTGTGTCGAGGATTAGATTTTGAAGTTGCCTCGAACATCTGTGAGGAGGCTATGGGAAATGGCTGGGTGCCAAATTTTACGACCATGAAGTCTCTTGTTGATGGATTGGCAAGCATTGGGAAGACTGCTGAGGCGAAGAAAATTATTAGACTAGTGAAGAAGAAGTTCTTGAGGAATGCTGATAAATGGAAAGAGATTGAAGAAGGATTGCCTAAGTTAGAGCCCTGAGGTTCGGACGATGTGAGTTTTCATCATCTTATACCATATACGTCAATCAGGATAACAATATATAGGTCCATCTGTATGATCGTAGCCCTGAGGAAATATTGTCGCTACTTGCTAGTGTGATATTATTCTTTGCGCATATTTGTCAGACTTTCACTATATGTTTGAACTTTGAAGCATTCTATGGTTAAATGTTGTGTAGTTTGTTTTGTGTATGATTTTACTTCTCCAATGAAGAACAGAAATGCTACCAAAAATTTCAATCCTGATCCGCTAGAGGGATTTTGGAGTGTATACCAAAAATCAACTATATGCCACTCCTTGTCAAATTCTTTTTAGCCTTGTGCATCATGCCAAAGAATGCCTATTTCCTGGctctattatatttttttagctgTCTCTATTTAAGCTGTTTCTAGGAGCCATGTATTTTCCTGAATCTTGTTTATCTCATGTGTTGCTGCTTGGATGGGAGCCAAATGAAACTGGTTCATGAGTGATGCATCCTAGAAATTTAGGAATATCATCTTATGCATGATCTTTATTCTTCCTCCCAGGAGAAGATCGCAGGCAGTGATGCCATGGTAAAAGTGAAATGGGATCTTTTTGTCTTTATTATTTTGTGGTGACCGTAAATTATTTTTACACTTTCAGATTTACCTCCAAAGAAAAAGCCTCTAGATTGGTATGTTAGGATGCAGATTGCTTAAAGGGCAGCACAAGGACTCTAATACTTGCATGGTATTGCGGACTGTGCAATTGTATATGGAGACTTTATTTATTACTTGGTGAAAGATTCAATGCTAAACCATTTCCATAACTTGTTACCCGATTTGGAAGATGTAGCTGTTTTGGTCAGCTATCATCTCCAAAAACGTAAACCATCAGATCAAGTGTTGCATTTCTTTGCAAAATCAGGAGTAGAAATTTCATCTGCAAGCTCTTGCAGTTGCATCAGCAGTCCTCCGACTGGAAGCCAGAATGCCACCATTGCGGCTTAAATGTGTAGACAGTTGTTTCACATCTGCCACAGCTTGTTCTGGGTAAAGAAAGAAAAGCTTAAAGATGTGTAGACAGTTGTTTCTCATCTGCCGCAGCTTGTTGTGGGTAAAGAAAGAAAAGCTTAAAGATGTGACAGAACTATGTGCATTGCTTTATGCAATCTGGAAAAGAATATTACATTACCAAACACAAATGATCTCCAAAGGTATCTTACTCTCCTATAGTTGTATGTGTgcaaacatatacatattccaTTAACATACAGCTTACAAATGCAAACCACGCAATTAATTGATTTCAAAAGAAACACATTTAGGCAACGACATTCATGCTCAGACTTTGATTACTATGGCATCGTCTTTGAGATTATGATAACTGAATCCAGGAATTCCATTCAGTACCTGCAAGTCCAAGTTTGCAACTTCCACCATAGAACAAATACCAGGTTGAATCCCACTGCTCCTTCTCTTCTTTTTCCAAGAACCAGTTAAGAACCTGAAACCAGGCCAAGAATTGCATTTTCTCGAAGCCGTTTCTTTATTGTTTCTCTCGGATTGTTTGCGGCTCTCAACGCCCTCCAATTCCAACCCTTTGAAGTACTCGATCTCCTTTTTCAGAAGTGATCCCATGGTGCCGCATGTGCCAATCGCCAATGGAACCTTTCCTGCCATTTCTTCATACAATATTCTTGCTGTGCGGTTGGTTTGCTTTATGTATCAAAAGAAGGGGTGATTTTATGTCTAACCGTCTCTGCTTATTGATTTGAATACGATACTTTGAATTTGGAGCACCATCTTATTTAACATATTAATCATACGCATAGTGTAGCAATTATGAAGCAAGATGGTACCCCTACTCGTCTCGAAACAGTGAAAGTCATGTAATTGCATTTAAAGTaagttattaaaatattataataacgAATTTAGTTTTCAAGTGTTAATTATATCCAAACTCGAATCAATTTGCTGTAATAATttcaattgtttaattaaaGTGAAGAGCATGATCGAGGTCTTGCATGATTTCAATTGTTTGACAAGAACCAACTCATCATTCATGTCTCCAAGCCAATAGACTCGTAAACAAACTTTCAAATAACTAAATCATTGCGACTCGTTTCctttttctctctctcttttagcttttctttttgttgtatgagtttttaatatgaaaaattctGGGTCATCATGTGCATCAATCTAAATGCACATCtagtatgatttttttaatattattattgttggaGGCAATTGTGAAAAGAGAAAAGGAAAACGCTTACATAAATGAGAAAggtataattaatattaaaaaaaaaaaaagttggttaTAAGTAATGAATAGAGATAAAGTATATGTTTATAATTTGTAGGATTATTTTTGTTCACgtttaatattgaaaagaaaatttgtaaatgtaggttagtttatttaattaaaaaaagtatTGGATTTCTTGATATTTATAGCATCATTGAAGCTCCTTTAATTGTTTAGGTTGGGGTAAGGTAATTAAGAAGTGCTTTATGATAATTTcgttctttttaaattttcgaaataatTATGAACTGAAATCTCAAAGTCAAAATGTTTGAGTTAAGGCCCTTTAACCACATAATAATGATGTTTAAAGCCGTCTGTTGACCAAATGCAAGCGACATTAAGTTCCAAAGCagtctttgatgtctccatctTTCTTTTCAGGAACAAAATAGAGTTTTAATTCTTCCATGGAAGTCACGTGAACATCCTTTCACTTGTATtagaaattattaaatttaatgattaaaCTTGAACCAAGTTAAGCATGTTTGACGGGCCGGTTCAACCCGGAAACAACTCGTTAAGCCTTTTTTTACCGGATTGAACCGgtttttgtaaataaaaaaaacttttgaaaTTGAATCATGATTTGAACTAGAACTTGTtcgaatttttgttttttataaaAGAATTTAGTCGTTGGGCCAAATTCTTTTTTCAATATGATTTCAATTTGGAGGccaaattgaaaattttttctGTAACGTCTTAAatgtgttattatttttttaaacattttcacACAAAAATCTCATTATTCAAATTCTAGATTTCTAAACATTTAATCTTATACTTGCTATTATTTTCCAATGCATttgttatttgttattatttattatactaattcactaaatttaatttcaacGAAGTCATCTTTTAATTGTAATGGATTTTGGTGAAGATTTTGTTTACATTCTCGAATGTGATGAAAGTCAAACACGGCCACGAGGGGAAGAGGCTATGGAACTTCCCAATGAAGATGGTGAGAATTTCGGACATTGTCGTCCACCAAGGAAGCAACACGGTGGCGAGCCGAGCAAAGCGAAATAAAGTTTAGGATCACTTAGACATTGAAAAAACAAGTAGGAACGCCTCTTTTGTTATGTGTAGAATTTGGAAAATTAGATATTCTTATAAGACGGGTGGTGGTGTCATAATCAAGTCAATAacaaattaatcatttaattgCTATAAAAGTTTCACAATCATAAAAGAAATTTTTCGAAAAATCATTGTTAAATTTGTTATGAAATGTTATCAACCATTTTTAATAACTGAACAATAAGGTTTTATTGAATTTACCAGTGCTGTTTAACATAGTTTTCAcaatatttttaagaatataCTTAAGAAATACAAAGAGTTATTAAGTTTGCATCTTTCGAGTATTACTCGTATTAGTTCAATGTTCAAACATTGCTTCTGAATCaacaatttcaacatgaggcaGAATCATTGGCAAACAAAGAACTAATTTAAAGTCGAAAATGTTTAGTATGCTAAAATGTCTACAAGATTGATTtgtggaaaaaataataataataagatcacCAGAACGATAGCCAAATTTGTAAGCTCAAATTCCAAGGAAGATTCGGAGAATTCCAAATGTAATTTAGCAAATCAcgaagaattttaaaattttaatgtacaCATCAaagtttaatttatatttatcattttgtgTGATGTATTTTctcaactcaaatatttaataaaaataaagttttttcTACCATTTATTATTCccattattgttatttttttaaaaaaaccacaTAACCGTTTGAACCGAACTGATACAGAACCGGTCCATCAAATACCGGTTTGGATAGTTGATCGGAACCGGACTGAAGCCAGATTCGAGGAACCAATAACCATGCCTAAACCGAGTTTTATAAATTAGCTCTAATAAAAGCCAAACTCAAATCCATATACTCCCTATGTCCATATATTTAGTTTTCTTAGAAGA encodes the following:
- the LOC140978149 gene encoding polyadenylate-binding protein RBP45-like → MMQPGNTMVPPSMVPPQYQQQPPQPWMTQPPQQPQYQVPPPQQPPASAYYYQQQPPQATAPPQIPQQYATAPASQPIADDGIRSLWIGDLQYWMDEQFIYSCFASTGEVASVKVIRNKQTGQSEGYGFIEFVSHSAAERNLQMYNGTLIPNVEQTFRLNWASMGAGEKHDDSPEYTIFVGDLAADVTDFMLQETFRANYPSVKGAKIVTDRTTGRTKGYGFVRFNDESEQIHAMTEMNGRFCSTRPMRIGPAANKQKVGVQTKASYQASQGTASEDDPTNTTIFVGNLDPNVTDDHLRQVFGQYGQLIHVKIPVGKRCGFVQFADRSCAEEAIRILSGTQLGGQTIRLSWGRSPSNKQVDANQLNGGYYGYTPGYETYGYAPAPQDTNMYYSGYPGYGNYTAPTQQQQ
- the LOC140978151 gene encoding pentatricopeptide repeat-containing protein At1g11630, mitochondrial-like isoform X1, which produces MAFRRKFRSLMIQGHRQLSTSILNPDSKSSLTSKEKSRTALAFLRFEKNPERILEICREADLTPESPLDRIAYSKAISKLKESHCYDGIRSFIRESVARSESRTERCISRFIVLYGQAGLVKDAIQLFAEMPEMGIVRNVKTLNSLLFSCILAEDYGEMKRLFEEFPSKYGLVPNLDTYNTVLKGFCDSGSTNLSHRILAEMEKKGIKPNGKTFATVLTGFYTEEKFHDVGKIMELMRSYGISPGIGIYNVRIQGLCKLKRSNEAKALLDGILCRGMTPNSATFGHLIYGFCREGKLDVAKNLFKEMIDMGLKPEAECYFTLIYYLCRGLDFEVASNICEEAMGNGWVPNFTTMKSLVDGLASIGKTAEAKKIIRLVKKKFLRNADKWKEIEEGLPKLEP
- the LOC140978151 gene encoding pentatricopeptide repeat-containing protein At1g11630, mitochondrial-like isoform X2; the protein is MIQGHRQLSTSILNPDSKSSLTSKEKSRTALAFLRFEKNPERILEICREADLTPESPLDRIAYSKAISKLKESHCYDGIRSFIRESVARSESRTERCISRFIVLYGQAGLVKDAIQLFAEMPEMGIVRNVKTLNSLLFSCILAEDYGEMKRLFEEFPSKYGLVPNLDTYNTVLKGFCDSGSTNLSHRILAEMEKKGIKPNGKTFATVLTGFYTEEKFHDVGKIMELMRSYGISPGIGIYNVRIQGLCKLKRSNEAKALLDGILCRGMTPNSATFGHLIYGFCREGKLDVAKNLFKEMIDMGLKPEAECYFTLIYYLCRGLDFEVASNICEEAMGNGWVPNFTTMKSLVDGLASIGKTAEAKKIIRLVKKKFLRNADKWKEIEEGLPKLEP